One genomic region from Bactrocera tryoni isolate S06 chromosome 3, CSIRO_BtryS06_freeze2, whole genome shotgun sequence encodes:
- the LOC120770797 gene encoding general odorant-binding protein 56h-like, with translation MLSDEKFELPCLIAANVTEADLKKFRTNGLKANEANANIKCMAKCMMEKREMIKKGVFDPEKAYAEIIRIPELKGQGDLIKEAINVCKTEKGANECDTAFKITMCLREFKSRND, from the coding sequence ATGTTAtctgacgaaaaatttgaattgccTTGCTTGATTGCGGCGAATGTGACCGAAGCAGACTTAAAAAAGTTCCGTACTAATGGCCTAAAAGCTAATGAAGCCAATGCAAACATAAAATGTATGGCGAAATGCATGATGGAGAAGCGGGAAATGATTAAGAAAGGTGTTTTCGATCCCGAGAAAGCCTATGCGGAAATCATACGAATCCCAGAGCTGAAGGGGCAAGGGGACCTAATCAAAGAAGCAATAAATGTTTGCAAAACTGAGAAGGGCGCCAATGAATGTGATACAGCTTTCAAGATTACCATGTGCCTTCGGGAATTTAAATCGCGTaatgattaa
- the LOC120772852 gene encoding general odorant-binding protein 56h-like yields the protein MPLTLLCFIAALLVVAQADMTPLELMDACNKESGITKAELQQYFDSQMDPAKATNAIKCHMKCVSEKLGFYKNNMLDETVTIKYLNENNMAPKARVQTVKQSLQKCNQMKGANPCDTAYQIMTCFKSQPIFA from the exons ATGCCGTTAACTTTACTTTGTTTCATAGCCGCGCTTTTGGTAGTTGCGCAG GCGGATATGACGCCCCTGGAATTAATGGATGCCTGTAACAAGGAGAGTGGCATCACTAAAGCGGAGTTACAGCAATACTTCGACAGTCAAATGGATCCTGCTAAGGCCACCAATGCCATTAAATGTCACATGAAGTGTGTTAGTGAAAAATTGGGTTTCTATAAAAACAATATGCTCGACGAAACGGTGACAATTAAATACCTGAACGAAAATAATATGGCCCCGAAAGCGAGGGTACAAACTGTGAAGCAGAGCTTACAGAAATGCAATCAAATGAAAGGTGCCAATCCTTGCGACACAGCCTACCAGATTATGACCTGTTTTAAGTCGCAGCCTATTTTTGCATAA